Proteins from a single region of Geothrix sp. PMB-07:
- a CDS encoding glycosyltransferase yields MDVVFLITSLDRGGAETQLVRIALTLRRRGWKVGILTMLPSSAFLDDLKAADIPLVECISTSRQQPWRMIPKVVRQLRAWHPPVLVTFNFPADVMGRIAGKLAGVPAIIGSLRTAFVKNGLRRLFYRLSEPLIALTVSNSKAAIDYMVARRLLTPKKTCVIPNGMLASNYPAPADRDEVRRELSISPDSFLWLAVGNLRAAKDYPTLLAAASLCAAAHPSFRLCVVGGGEELSSLLADVEARGLQGRVHFLGQRSDVPRVLVAADAFVLSSAWEGLPNTVMEAMASALPVVATNVGGVSELLEEGVSGFIVPARQPGALAERMSALMTLPAEAREAMGAVGRARMVADFDIERVVDQWEEALQLRHSGPATD; encoded by the coding sequence ATGGATGTCGTCTTCCTCATCACCAGCCTGGATCGCGGTGGCGCCGAGACTCAGCTGGTACGCATCGCCCTCACCCTTCGGCGTCGCGGATGGAAGGTGGGCATCCTCACCATGCTGCCTTCTTCGGCCTTCCTGGATGACTTGAAAGCAGCGGACATTCCCCTCGTGGAGTGCATCTCGACCTCAAGGCAGCAACCCTGGCGCATGATCCCCAAAGTCGTCCGCCAGCTGCGGGCCTGGCACCCGCCCGTGCTGGTCACCTTCAACTTCCCCGCCGATGTCATGGGCCGGATCGCCGGAAAACTGGCAGGGGTCCCCGCCATCATCGGCTCACTGCGAACCGCATTCGTCAAGAACGGCCTGCGCCGGTTGTTCTATCGCCTCTCGGAACCCCTCATCGCGCTCACCGTTTCCAATTCCAAGGCCGCCATCGACTACATGGTGGCCCGCCGTCTCCTCACACCAAAGAAGACGTGCGTCATCCCCAACGGCATGTTGGCCTCCAACTACCCTGCTCCAGCTGATCGCGACGAGGTGCGTCGGGAACTGAGCATTTCGCCCGATAGCTTTCTGTGGCTCGCCGTGGGGAACCTGCGGGCCGCCAAGGACTACCCCACGCTGCTGGCGGCCGCCAGCCTCTGCGCCGCGGCCCACCCGTCCTTCCGACTCTGTGTGGTGGGCGGAGGCGAAGAGCTGAGCTCCCTGCTGGCGGATGTCGAGGCTCGAGGCCTGCAAGGCCGTGTGCACTTCCTCGGGCAGCGCTCCGATGTGCCCCGGGTGCTGGTGGCCGCGGACGCCTTCGTGCTGTCCTCCGCCTGGGAAGGCCTGCCGAACACCGTCATGGAAGCCATGGCCTCGGCCCTGCCCGTGGTGGCCACGAATGTGGGTGGCGTATCAGAACTGCTTGAAGAGGGCGTTTCAGGCTTCATCGTGCCCGCGCGCCAGCCCGGGGCCCTGGCCGAGCGCATGAGTGCGCTCATGACCCTGCCTGCCGAAGCACGGGAGGCCATGGGCGCCGTCGGCCGGGCGCGCATGGTCGCCGACTTCGACATCGAGCGGGTGGTGGATCAGTGGGAGGAAGCCTTGCAGCTACGGCATTCTGGGCCCGCCACGGACTGA
- a CDS encoding glycosyltransferase, which produces MASKTRVLFLIPSLVAHGAERQLCELVRYMDPNRFEVHVVVFYDPGTYIGGELGPEIADLPHVTLHSLHKRRGPAGFLTAFPRLLALVLRTKPHILHGYMDGNLPVLGAGWLLRKRIVWGIRRSSSDLTKLNRRALRLGAVMARLSKHVDLILFNSEAGRANYSKAGMHGRRAHVIPNGFDIQRFAPDPDAGALQRQAWGVPPDVPLIGIVGRFAPVKDHPTFLRAAARLHQAWPEARFVCVGNGPADYTETLKQQAENLGLGDRVLWPGVCDRMPAAYNALSLLILSSTDEGFPNVVGEAMACGIPCVTTRVGDAALLVGETGAVTAPADDVALAAAASALLGETPEARAERSRAARSRICSTFSVQALARNTEDMLLSLLPGPQTAALDRAGEN; this is translated from the coding sequence ATGGCCTCCAAAACCCGGGTCCTCTTCCTCATTCCTTCCCTGGTGGCGCACGGGGCTGAGCGGCAGCTGTGCGAGCTGGTGCGTTACATGGACCCCAACCGGTTCGAGGTCCACGTGGTGGTGTTCTATGACCCTGGAACCTACATTGGCGGTGAGCTTGGACCCGAGATCGCAGACCTTCCCCACGTCACTTTGCACAGCCTGCACAAGCGCCGCGGACCGGCCGGATTCCTGACCGCCTTCCCCCGCCTGCTGGCGCTGGTGCTCCGCACGAAGCCCCACATCCTCCATGGCTACATGGATGGAAACCTGCCGGTGCTCGGCGCGGGTTGGCTGCTTCGCAAGCGCATTGTCTGGGGCATCCGCCGCTCCAGCAGTGACCTCACGAAACTCAATCGACGTGCACTGAGACTGGGGGCAGTGATGGCGCGCCTCTCCAAGCACGTGGACCTCATCCTTTTCAACTCGGAAGCAGGCCGCGCCAATTACAGCAAGGCTGGCATGCATGGCCGTCGCGCGCATGTCATCCCCAACGGCTTCGACATCCAGCGCTTCGCCCCCGATCCAGATGCCGGCGCGTTGCAGCGGCAGGCCTGGGGTGTTCCCCCAGACGTGCCCCTCATCGGCATCGTTGGGCGATTCGCGCCCGTCAAGGACCACCCCACTTTCCTGCGGGCCGCCGCGCGCCTGCACCAGGCATGGCCAGAGGCCAGGTTCGTCTGCGTTGGCAACGGGCCTGCGGACTACACCGAAACCCTCAAACAACAGGCAGAAAACCTGGGCCTTGGTGATCGCGTGCTCTGGCCGGGCGTCTGCGACCGCATGCCTGCCGCCTACAACGCCCTGTCGCTGCTGATCCTTTCCTCGACCGACGAGGGGTTCCCCAATGTGGTGGGCGAGGCCATGGCCTGCGGCATTCCCTGCGTCACCACCCGGGTGGGCGATGCGGCGCTGCTTGTGGGCGAGACGGGGGCGGTGACCGCCCCGGCCGACGACGTCGCCCTCGCCGCTGCGGCCTCCGCATTGCTGGGCGAGACCCCCGAGGCCCGCGCCGAGCGCAGCCGCGCCGCACGGTCTCGGATCTGCTCCACCTTCAGTGTCCAGGCCTTGGCCCGGAACACGGAAGACATGCTGCTCTCCCTGCTTCCGGGCCCTCAAACCGCGGCTCTGGATCGCGCGGGGGAAAACTGA
- a CDS encoding CinA family nicotinamide mononucleotide deamidase-related protein, which translates to MRIECIAIGTELLTTRRIDTNSVWLGERLAGLGLAFHRKTAVGDNREDLAGLFREALSRSDLILTTGGLGPTFDDFTKELFAEILGVELVEDAASREDLLAFYAARNRVPPQVNFKQTLIPVGAEPLKNPVGTAPGIWWQDPPDHPGVRVVMMPGVPREMKRMWEEQVEPRLRPLAGRAVHTLRMVVSGVPESALDEQTRAARERHAHLDWTILANLTQVELLARGAHPADLEAARRDFEAVLGDDLACVGEGNLEDAVLDQLREQGETLAVAESMTGGLLASRLTAIAGASQSFRGGVTAYTIPAKVAFLGLDADWLASVGTVSEACATAMAEAVRARLGATWALGICGNAGPGAEGGAPVGTVFIALAGPDGTAVRSPKLAGDRAEMQLRCVAQALDRLRRAVAVSR; encoded by the coding sequence ATGCGCATCGAATGCATCGCCATCGGAACGGAACTGCTCACCACCCGGCGGATCGACACCAATTCCGTCTGGCTGGGCGAACGTCTGGCGGGCCTGGGCCTGGCTTTCCACCGGAAGACCGCCGTGGGCGACAACCGCGAGGACCTGGCGGGACTCTTCCGGGAGGCCCTGTCGCGTTCGGATCTCATCCTCACCACCGGCGGCCTGGGCCCGACCTTCGATGATTTCACCAAGGAGCTCTTCGCCGAAATCCTCGGCGTCGAACTGGTGGAAGATGCCGCCAGTCGCGAGGACCTGCTGGCCTTCTACGCGGCGCGCAACCGAGTTCCCCCGCAGGTGAACTTCAAGCAGACCCTCATCCCCGTGGGCGCCGAGCCGCTGAAGAACCCCGTGGGCACGGCCCCCGGCATCTGGTGGCAGGACCCTCCGGACCATCCCGGCGTGCGGGTGGTCATGATGCCCGGCGTGCCCCGCGAGATGAAACGCATGTGGGAAGAGCAGGTGGAGCCCAGACTGCGGCCCCTGGCGGGACGGGCGGTCCACACTCTGCGCATGGTGGTCTCCGGCGTGCCGGAAAGCGCCCTGGATGAGCAGACCCGTGCGGCCCGCGAACGGCATGCGCACCTGGACTGGACCATCCTCGCCAACCTCACCCAGGTGGAATTGCTGGCCCGGGGCGCCCACCCCGCCGACCTCGAGGCGGCGAGGCGGGATTTCGAGGCGGTGCTGGGCGATGATCTCGCCTGCGTGGGCGAGGGCAACCTCGAGGACGCTGTGCTGGATCAGCTGCGCGAGCAGGGCGAAACCCTCGCCGTGGCCGAAAGCATGACTGGTGGTTTGCTGGCTTCCCGACTCACGGCCATCGCGGGTGCCAGCCAGAGCTTTCGCGGCGGCGTCACCGCGTACACCATCCCGGCCAAGGTCGCCTTCCTGGGGCTCGATGCCGATTGGCTGGCCTCGGTGGGCACGGTGTCCGAAGCCTGTGCCACCGCCATGGCCGAGGCCGTGCGGGCCCGCCTGGGCGCCACCTGGGCCCTGGGCATCTGCGGGAACGCGGGGCCCGGCGCTGAGGGCGGCGCGCCCGTGGGAACGGTGTTCATCGCCCTGGCTGGGCCCGATGGCACCGCGGTGCGTTCGCCGAAGCTCGCGGGAGACCGCGCCGAAATGCAGCTGCGTTGTGTGGCCCAGGCCCTGGACCGGCTGCGGCGGGCCGTGGCCGTGAGCCGCTGA
- the plsY gene encoding glycerol-3-phosphate 1-O-acyltransferase PlsY has protein sequence MNLLSPTSLVLWCLGAFLCGSIPFGLVLVKLAGKGDVRQHGSGNIGATNVSRVGGKALGIVTLLLDVLKGFLPVFIAKKLGLGESALSLLALAAVLGHMFTPWLAFKGGKGVATALGVALAFRAGMVLPALGVFIVILLAFRYVSLGSVLSAFALPLILVWKGATPVVLLLWVDIALLVIIKHHENIRRLLKGTEAPLWGAKKEVADV, from the coding sequence ATGAACCTCTTGTCCCCGACTTCCCTGGTCCTCTGGTGCCTCGGCGCCTTTCTGTGCGGCAGCATCCCCTTCGGTCTGGTGCTGGTGAAACTGGCAGGGAAGGGGGACGTGCGGCAGCACGGCAGCGGCAACATCGGCGCCACCAATGTCAGCCGAGTGGGTGGCAAGGCCCTGGGCATCGTCACGCTGCTGCTGGATGTGCTGAAGGGATTCCTGCCGGTGTTCATCGCAAAGAAACTGGGGCTCGGTGAATCGGCGCTCTCTCTGCTGGCCCTGGCCGCGGTGCTGGGCCACATGTTCACCCCTTGGCTGGCTTTCAAGGGCGGCAAAGGGGTGGCCACGGCTTTGGGTGTGGCCCTGGCCTTCCGAGCTGGCATGGTGCTGCCGGCGCTCGGCGTGTTCATCGTCATCCTGCTGGCCTTTCGCTACGTGAGCCTGGGCAGCGTGCTGTCGGCCTTCGCCTTGCCGCTCATCCTGGTCTGGAAGGGCGCCACGCCGGTGGTGCTGCTGCTGTGGGTCGACATCGCGCTGCTGGTCATCATCAAACACCACGAGAACATCCGGCGCCTGCTGAAGGGCACCGAAGCACCCCTCTGGGGCGCCAAGAAGGAGGTGGCCGATGTCTAG
- a CDS encoding polysaccharide biosynthesis tyrosine autokinase yields MSASSPSDPQPSRPRVTDSTEALDLGEWLANLWEGRYLVLGCTLVFMIMGAFAALTSTPAYQTEAMLQVQGKRIGSSDPAFSKMENLFAEPPEASAEIEILKSNKVLGGTVEALGLDLVVTPKLTPVVGAFFARGKADAPRLDIESFELPTQWRGERFSLVALKDGEFQWKGPDGSLLGTGKAGEPLRGFLAGIPLTLKVRDLTARPGQVFVFSKKPVAAALAELSQRFSAFEKGKQTNVIGLTLTDGSPKRGAEILNEIINRYIQHKVERKSGEASKTLALLQEKLPGLKAKLDASENKLNQFRSRSGSVDLGREADVSIQQSASLSAQISTLKQKKEEMLRTYRENSDVVTTLNQQIAKLQGELGQVNSKVRALPGTQQEVVRLSREVQVNTELYTAVLNNIQQLQVANAGEVGSVTIVDPATPNLAPLGLRPMMQVALYTFLGFLLGIGILVLKRALRSGIKDHRLIESKLGLPVIVTIPHSKAQEEHYRAISLRKDGSHLLASLTPDDLAMESLRSLRTVLHFSMKDAANNAIMITGPSPSIGKSFVSSNFSAVLAQTGARVLVVDGDLRRGNLHHYFGLKNRLGGLSEVLNGRTTWKEVIHQTEVPGLDLISTGVIPPNPADLLMTAQFSEFIKEVCAAYDFVLIDGAPLLPVTDSLIIGSKVGTVLLVAKYDQHPLDELRTCQSRLHSQNIPIAGCIFNDITPLGLGYSYQDYRYAYHYKYK; encoded by the coding sequence ATGAGCGCTTCCTCCCCTTCTGATCCGCAACCCTCCAGGCCCCGGGTGACCGATTCCACCGAGGCCCTGGATCTTGGAGAGTGGCTGGCCAACCTCTGGGAAGGCCGCTACCTGGTTCTGGGCTGCACCCTGGTGTTCATGATCATGGGCGCCTTCGCTGCCCTGACTTCCACCCCGGCCTATCAGACCGAAGCCATGCTTCAGGTGCAGGGGAAGCGAATCGGGTCCTCTGATCCTGCTTTCAGCAAAATGGAAAACCTCTTTGCCGAGCCCCCTGAGGCATCGGCTGAAATCGAGATTCTGAAGAGCAACAAAGTCCTGGGCGGAACGGTTGAAGCCCTGGGCCTTGACCTGGTGGTGACCCCCAAACTCACCCCCGTGGTGGGCGCCTTCTTTGCCCGCGGCAAGGCTGATGCGCCCAGGCTGGACATCGAATCCTTTGAATTGCCGACCCAGTGGCGCGGCGAGCGCTTCAGTCTGGTGGCCTTGAAGGATGGGGAGTTCCAATGGAAGGGACCGGATGGCTCCCTTCTGGGAACCGGAAAGGCCGGTGAACCCCTTCGTGGCTTCCTTGCTGGCATCCCCCTCACTTTGAAGGTCCGTGATCTCACGGCCCGGCCAGGCCAGGTGTTCGTTTTCTCCAAGAAGCCCGTCGCTGCCGCGCTGGCGGAGCTCAGCCAGCGTTTCAGCGCTTTTGAAAAAGGCAAACAGACCAATGTCATCGGCCTGACCCTCACCGATGGCAGCCCCAAACGCGGCGCCGAAATCCTCAACGAGATCATCAATCGATACATCCAGCACAAAGTTGAGCGAAAGTCCGGCGAAGCCTCCAAGACGCTGGCCCTTCTGCAGGAGAAACTGCCGGGCCTCAAGGCCAAGCTGGATGCCTCGGAAAACAAGCTGAACCAGTTCCGGAGCCGTTCCGGGTCCGTGGACCTGGGTCGGGAAGCCGATGTATCCATTCAGCAGAGCGCCTCGCTCAGCGCACAGATCTCGACCTTGAAGCAGAAGAAGGAAGAGATGCTGCGGACCTACCGGGAAAACTCGGATGTGGTCACCACGCTAAACCAGCAGATCGCCAAGCTTCAGGGCGAACTGGGCCAAGTCAACTCCAAGGTGCGGGCACTTCCGGGCACACAGCAGGAAGTGGTCCGCCTGAGCCGCGAAGTGCAGGTCAACACCGAGCTGTATACGGCCGTCCTCAACAACATCCAGCAGTTGCAGGTGGCCAATGCCGGAGAAGTCGGCAGTGTGACCATCGTCGATCCCGCCACGCCGAACCTCGCTCCCCTGGGCCTCAGGCCGATGATGCAGGTGGCCCTCTACACGTTCCTGGGTTTCCTGCTGGGCATCGGGATTCTGGTGCTGAAGCGGGCCCTGCGCAGCGGCATCAAGGATCACCGCCTGATCGAATCCAAGCTGGGCCTCCCCGTCATCGTGACCATCCCCCACAGCAAGGCCCAGGAAGAGCATTACCGGGCCATCAGCCTGAGGAAGGATGGCAGCCACCTCCTGGCCTCCCTCACGCCGGATGACCTGGCGATGGAGAGCCTGCGGAGCCTCCGGACTGTCCTTCACTTCTCCATGAAGGATGCCGCCAATAACGCCATCATGATCACGGGCCCTTCACCCTCCATCGGGAAATCGTTCGTCAGCAGCAACTTCTCAGCAGTGCTGGCCCAGACGGGTGCACGGGTACTGGTGGTGGACGGCGATTTGCGCCGTGGAAACCTCCACCATTACTTCGGTTTGAAGAACCGCCTGGGCGGCCTTTCCGAGGTGCTCAATGGCCGGACCACCTGGAAGGAAGTGATCCATCAGACCGAGGTTCCGGGCTTGGATCTGATCAGCACCGGAGTCATTCCGCCCAATCCCGCGGACCTGCTGATGACAGCCCAGTTCTCGGAATTCATCAAAGAGGTTTGCGCCGCCTACGATTTCGTCCTCATCGATGGCGCCCCCCTGTTGCCCGTCACCGACTCTCTCATCATCGGCTCCAAGGTGGGGACCGTCCTGCTCGTGGCCAAGTACGACCAGCACCCCTTGGACGAGCTGCGGACCTGCCAGAGCCGTCTCCACAGTCAGAACATCCCCATTGCCGGGTGCATCTTCAATGACATCACGCCGCTTGGCCTTGGCTACAGCTACCAGGACTACCGGTACGCCTATCACTACAAGTACAAATAA
- a CDS encoding zinc-binding dehydrogenase, with protein MAEAFRFRIHQHGPAGSPVREAFAPAQPRPGWVRLELKAMALNRLDLWTTEGIPGLPLPLPMTPGCDGAGVIEAVGEGTVLPPGLEPGGSAMIAPGLSCGVCPACFRGDDMLCPTYGVLGHICDGTAATHVLVPAANLLPIPGNWSFEQAAAFPLVFLTAWEMLVHKAALRPGETVLVWGGGSGVGSAAIQLVRALGGTAIAVVGSEVKAMKCWELGAEHVIVRGDMRALATKVRELTNRRGVDLVFEHTGAATWGASLSVCARGGRIVTCGATTGRETSFDLRALFAKQIQIHGSYMGRREHLWTQLSLLQRNPTNPPFRPVIDRVFDLAEYPEAQRHLEAGQGFGKVVCSVS; from the coding sequence GTGGCCGAAGCCTTCCGTTTCCGCATCCACCAGCACGGCCCCGCAGGATCACCGGTGCGGGAGGCCTTCGCGCCTGCCCAGCCCAGGCCGGGTTGGGTGCGCCTCGAGCTGAAGGCCATGGCCCTGAACCGCCTGGATCTGTGGACGACGGAGGGCATCCCCGGATTGCCCCTGCCGTTGCCCATGACGCCGGGCTGCGATGGGGCCGGTGTGATCGAAGCCGTGGGCGAAGGCACCGTGCTTCCCCCGGGGCTGGAACCGGGCGGCAGCGCCATGATCGCGCCGGGGCTAAGCTGCGGCGTATGTCCCGCCTGCTTCCGGGGGGATGACATGCTGTGTCCCACCTACGGTGTGCTGGGTCACATCTGCGATGGCACCGCCGCCACCCATGTGCTGGTGCCCGCTGCCAACCTGCTGCCCATCCCCGGAAACTGGAGCTTCGAGCAGGCGGCGGCCTTCCCATTGGTGTTCCTCACGGCCTGGGAGATGCTCGTCCACAAGGCGGCTCTGCGACCCGGCGAGACGGTGCTGGTCTGGGGCGGCGGCAGCGGGGTGGGCAGCGCCGCCATCCAGCTCGTGCGGGCCCTTGGAGGAACCGCCATCGCCGTGGTGGGCAGCGAGGTCAAGGCCATGAAATGCTGGGAACTGGGTGCGGAGCACGTCATTGTCCGCGGCGACATGCGGGCCCTCGCCACCAAGGTGCGGGAGCTGACGAACCGGCGCGGCGTGGATCTGGTCTTCGAGCACACGGGGGCCGCCACTTGGGGGGCCAGCCTTTCCGTCTGTGCCCGCGGCGGACGCATTGTCACCTGCGGGGCCACCACGGGCCGGGAGACCTCCTTCGACCTGCGAGCGCTCTTCGCCAAGCAGATCCAGATCCATGGCTCGTACATGGGCCGCCGCGAGCACCTCTGGACGCAGCTGTCGCTCCTCCAGCGGAACCCCACCAACCCGCCCTTCAGGCCCGTCATTGATCGCGTGTTCGATCTGGCGGAATACCCCGAGGCCCAGCGGCACTTGGAGGCTGGACAGGGGTTCGGCAAGGTGGTGTGCAGCGTGTCCTGA
- a CDS encoding low molecular weight protein-tyrosine-phosphatase produces the protein MFKSILVLCEGNHCRSPIAEALLREALPPGIKVESAGLRAMVGAHPHSEVLHLMASLGINVSGHRGRQLTKAMGLAADLILVMDQEQKEHCSRMVPGTRGRIFLLSHWLATPPPAIADPINKDKEAFRLAFEVIQQSVASWLPHMTLNQRLA, from the coding sequence ATGTTCAAGTCCATCCTGGTCCTTTGCGAGGGCAACCACTGCCGCAGCCCCATCGCCGAAGCTCTGCTCCGGGAGGCCCTTCCCCCCGGCATCAAGGTCGAATCCGCGGGCTTGCGTGCCATGGTGGGCGCTCACCCCCACTCAGAGGTGCTCCACCTGATGGCCAGCCTGGGCATCAACGTCTCGGGTCACAGGGGCCGGCAGCTCACGAAGGCGATGGGCTTGGCCGCTGATCTCATTCTGGTCATGGATCAGGAACAGAAGGAACACTGCAGCAGGATGGTCCCCGGCACCCGCGGCCGGATCTTCCTGTTGAGCCACTGGCTGGCCACGCCGCCCCCCGCCATTGCAGATCCCATCAACAAGGACAAAGAGGCTTTTCGGTTGGCCTTTGAAGTCATTCAGCAGTCCGTGGCAAGTTGGTTGCCCCACATGACTCTCAATCAAAGGTTGGCATGA
- a CDS encoding DUF2334 domain-containing protein: MNAISVSARPRSRAKYLLRFDDLCPTMDWTVWDALERIMDEQGVRPILGVVPDNRDPKLSVAPGAPDFWERVRRWQAKGWAIGLHGYQHTYVNAEPGLLHLNKQSEFAGLSFEAQHEKLRLGLAIFEREGVRADVWIAPAHSFDWVTVSALNALGLRVISDGFAFKPYRDPQGSIWVPQQFASMRPMPFGLWTFCYHPNGLSLKGIETFRHSLEQLRPGMISLAEAVALGNRPRSAADRLVGALRMAVSGLRRLGKR, from the coding sequence ATGAACGCCATCTCGGTTTCGGCCCGCCCCAGATCCCGGGCGAAGTACCTCCTCCGATTCGACGACCTCTGCCCGACCATGGACTGGACCGTCTGGGATGCTTTGGAACGGATCATGGATGAGCAGGGCGTCAGGCCAATCCTGGGCGTGGTGCCCGACAACCGCGATCCGAAACTCAGCGTGGCCCCCGGCGCTCCGGATTTCTGGGAGCGCGTGCGCAGATGGCAGGCCAAAGGCTGGGCCATCGGCTTGCACGGCTACCAGCACACCTATGTGAATGCGGAGCCCGGGCTTCTGCACCTGAACAAGCAGAGCGAGTTTGCGGGGTTGAGCTTTGAAGCGCAGCACGAGAAGCTGCGCCTGGGCTTGGCCATTTTCGAGCGGGAAGGGGTGCGCGCCGATGTCTGGATCGCCCCGGCCCATTCTTTCGATTGGGTGACGGTTTCCGCCTTGAATGCGCTTGGCCTACGGGTTATCAGCGACGGCTTCGCCTTCAAGCCCTATCGGGATCCCCAGGGGTCCATCTGGGTGCCCCAGCAGTTCGCCAGCATGCGACCCATGCCCTTCGGGCTGTGGACCTTCTGCTACCACCCCAATGGCCTCTCCCTGAAGGGCATTGAGACCTTCCGCCACAGCCTGGAACAACTCCGGCCGGGCATGATCTCCCTGGCCGAAGCTGTCGCCCTGGGGAACCGCCCCCGTTCCGCCGCAGACCGCCTCGTGGGTGCCTTGCGCATGGCGGTTTCGGGCCTCCGCCGCCTGGGGAAGCGATGA
- a CDS encoding DUF2334 domain-containing protein — MMKESHYLVRFDDICPTMNWEAWDGIEAHLVRHDVRPILAVVPDNQDPKLMVAPPRADFWDQVRKWQAMGWTIALHGYQHVYSNKNPGMLRLTAQSEFAGLSYEEQSSKLKKALAIFAQQGVRADAWVAPSHSFDRTTVKVLKELGVPVISDGLWPWPFTEEGTMTWIPQQLWTFRSRPAGVWTVCNHHNDWNDRKVAWFGEMLEAYAPKMTDVATVLKIFSGRRQTRLDRLRASTRWTWTMARSFLVDLLYKVIRARPEAT, encoded by the coding sequence ATGATGAAGGAAAGTCACTACCTGGTTCGATTCGATGACATCTGCCCGACCATGAACTGGGAGGCCTGGGATGGCATCGAAGCGCACCTGGTCCGTCACGACGTGCGGCCCATCCTCGCAGTGGTGCCCGACAATCAGGATCCCAAACTGATGGTGGCACCCCCCAGGGCCGATTTCTGGGACCAGGTTCGCAAGTGGCAGGCCATGGGCTGGACCATCGCGCTTCATGGCTATCAGCACGTGTACTCCAACAAGAATCCCGGGATGCTGCGCCTCACCGCGCAAAGCGAATTCGCTGGCCTTTCCTACGAAGAACAGTCATCAAAGCTGAAAAAGGCCCTGGCCATCTTCGCTCAGCAGGGCGTTCGCGCCGATGCCTGGGTGGCCCCTTCCCACTCCTTTGACCGCACCACTGTCAAGGTTCTCAAAGAACTCGGCGTGCCAGTCATCAGCGATGGGCTATGGCCCTGGCCCTTCACGGAGGAAGGGACCATGACCTGGATTCCCCAGCAGCTGTGGACATTCCGGTCCCGGCCCGCTGGCGTTTGGACGGTCTGCAACCATCACAACGATTGGAACGACCGCAAGGTGGCCTGGTTCGGGGAGATGCTCGAAGCCTACGCCCCCAAGATGACGGACGTGGCCACCGTACTGAAGATCTTCAGCGGGCGTCGACAAACCCGCCTGGATCGGTTGCGGGCCTCAACCCGCTGGACGTGGACCATGGCCCGATCCTTCCTCGTGGATCTTCTCTACAAGGTCATCCGCGCCCGCCCGGAGGCCACATGA
- a CDS encoding NAD(P)H-dependent glycerol-3-phosphate dehydrogenase, with protein MSSRADIGVFGSGAWGTALAITWARKGAKVALWGNFPEEMAKMAATRRHLWLKDVEFPEGLQTSDDPSDAFQAPLWISAMPTQVTPDAWRSLRPRASAAPELVIHVSKGILQSTHQTLSQALTGVLDVPVGVLSGPTFADEVSRGVPSAIVLALPSEVSEERAKALQAHLASEKLRIYLSRDVIGTELCGALKNVLAIAAGLVDGLKLGYNARAALITRGLAEMARLVEALGGQPTTVMGLAGMGDLLLTATGPQSRNRTFGELVGKGNSIDAARDSLGGQVIEGMFTTQAALALAKEHGLDLPIAAEVLRLLHGESPEEAVRRLMTRSLKSE; from the coding sequence ATGTCTAGCCGCGCGGACATTGGCGTCTTCGGTTCCGGCGCCTGGGGCACAGCCCTGGCCATCACCTGGGCCCGCAAAGGCGCCAAGGTGGCGCTGTGGGGCAACTTTCCGGAAGAGATGGCCAAGATGGCCGCCACGCGGCGGCACCTCTGGCTGAAGGATGTGGAATTTCCGGAGGGGCTGCAGACGTCGGATGATCCCAGTGATGCCTTCCAGGCACCGCTGTGGATCTCGGCCATGCCCACCCAGGTGACACCGGACGCCTGGCGCAGCCTGCGTCCCCGTGCCTCTGCGGCACCCGAGCTGGTGATCCACGTGAGCAAGGGCATCCTGCAGAGCACGCATCAGACCTTGTCCCAGGCGCTCACGGGTGTGCTGGACGTGCCCGTGGGCGTGCTCTCGGGCCCCACCTTTGCCGACGAGGTGTCGCGGGGCGTGCCCTCGGCCATCGTGCTGGCCCTCCCAAGCGAGGTATCCGAGGAGCGGGCCAAGGCCCTGCAGGCCCATCTGGCCTCGGAGAAGCTGCGCATCTACCTCAGCCGCGACGTGATCGGCACGGAGCTATGCGGCGCCCTGAAGAACGTGCTGGCCATTGCTGCGGGCCTGGTGGATGGCCTGAAACTGGGCTACAACGCCCGCGCGGCCCTCATCACCCGCGGCCTGGCGGAGATGGCGCGGCTGGTGGAGGCTCTCGGCGGCCAGCCCACCACGGTCATGGGTCTGGCGGGCATGGGCGACCTGCTGCTGACGGCCACAGGGCCTCAGAGCCGTAACCGCACCTTCGGTGAACTGGTCGGCAAAGGCAACAGCATCGATGCGGCCCGGGATTCCCTCGGCGGCCAGGTGATCGAGGGCATGTTCACCACCCAGGCGGCCCTGGCCCTGGCCAAGGAGCATGGCCTGGATCTGCCCATCGCGGCCGAAGTGCTGCGCCTCCTCCATGGCGAGAGCCCTGAAGAGGCCGTGCGGCGGCTCATGACGCGGTCGCTGAAATCGGAGTAG